AGTTACAAAGAGCTCAAGAGAACTCGGCGCGAAAGACGCTCTTGAAGAAGCGAATCGTTTCAATGACCTGCCGTTTGTCATTCAAGCCACGCCTGATTTCACACCTCTATTTCAAGTTGCGGCTACAGATCCTGTCGATGAGCTCTTTACGACCGGTCCAAGTGGTTTAAATTTACAGTATGGGCAATGGAATATGAGGTTGATGAGCATGCCTGCGGCATGGAATGCCGTTTACGGAAATCCGACAGCGCCCGCATTGCTCTCCGAATTCCCTCGTATAGTCATCGCGAGCTTGGACACGGGCGTGGCGTTGGACTTCAGGAACAGGCAAATAGACGGCCATTGGACGCATTTGCAGCAAGGCTCCGCGTGGGGAGGCGAAGTGCAGTATGCTCCCGAAAATGCAGGCCCACGCATTAAGGACTCGATAGAAGGACACTCAGACTTTTTGGTTAAGAGTCCAGTCCTCGGTGATCCGCCACTTGCCACAAATCAGTGGATAAACCAAGCCGAACTTCTGAATATTCGGAATGGATTAGGTGATGATGACGATCAAAACGAATATGTTGACGACGTTTTCGGCTGGGATTTCGTGGGAAATGATCCCCTGAGTTTTACCGGGGGAGACCATATTCCCTACCCGGATTACTGCGGCTATTTCGAGAATCCGGATGGTACGCCTAATCAAGACAGGCCTTACCTTTTTGAACTCGGCCGAGGGCATGGGACCCTCATTGGTGTGGCCGCTGCGCGTGGGAACAACACGATCATATCGGGCCAGATTTCTGAAGGAATCGCTGGAGCTTGTTGGACTGCCCAAGTGATGCCAGTTCGATATCGAATGGGTACTTTTGCCAATGATGTTCAGAACATGCACATGTTTGACGTTTATTCTAGTGGAAGAATGGAACAAGCAATCCTGTATGCGTGTAGAAGTGGCGCTCATGTAGTTTACGTTCCCATTTGCGAGACGTATGATCTTGGAGTCCATGAGGCTGTGCGCGAAGGCAGAGCGCGGGGAGTATTGATTGTCGCACCCGCCGGGAACGAAGGCAAGAGTCTTGATGCCAACCCGTCCTATCCCGCCGTGTTGCCGGAAGTGATTGCCGCGGGTATGAGTAGTGTGGCATTGAACGAGTCCAACTCTACTGAACGAAGAGCAGAATTTATCAATGATGGAGAATATTCAACGGTAGACGGGGTGCAAAAGGTGGGCGATCATCTGGAGGGGTCCAACTATGGCTGGTCTCTAGATGTACTTGCTCCAGTGAAGCACGAGCACCCTGGGTCAAAGGATATTACGGAGTATGTTGATGTTCCGAACATAGCATTCTTTGACGATCCCGATAAGCACTATCGAACGACAGGCGGTACGTCAACAGCAGGCCCTACTGTGGCAGGACTGGCCGCACTCGTGCTGACAGTGGACCCAAGCTTCTCACCTGCCGAAGTCCAGGCATTCTTGCAGTGGGGGGCATACGACCTTGTTTACACAGAGAACTTCAGCGAGCAGGGACCGCACACGGGGCAGTGGTTTTCCTACAGCGAAACGGCCGCGCCGGGACGTGACTACTATACAGGGTGGGGGCGCGTCGACGGCTTTGGTGCCGTGTCGTTGGCCAAGAAGAAACGTTTTAGAGTTCGAGATAGCCGTGGAAAGTCGATAATGTCGTGGGACGAGGATGGACGCTTCATCATCGACGGAGATATTAAGGAATCTGCATCATCAGCAGAACTAGAGCCAACGGATTCCAAAGAGTTTATCGTGCGCCGAGCCGACGGTACGGTGTTGGCCCGCCTGGATTCTTACCGAGGTAACGCTGGTTCCGGCTACGTATGGCCAAGGTTCTACCTCAAGGGCACCATCTCGATTGAAACCTCCCCGCAGCCGTCCGCGACAAACAGGGAGTTCATTATTAAGAAGGCAGACGGAACGGTCGCTGCCTTTATTGACCCAAACGGCAATATGCACCTCAAGGGGTCAACAACCAGCCCAAACGGTATTCGCGATCGGGTTTTTGCCGGGGCCAAGCCGGACCGGGAAGGGGTCTATACAGTCAACGCACCGGCAGGGGCGGAGGGTATAGTCAACTTCCCGTTCAACGGGGGACTAGGAATCCGAGACGCCATAACTGCTGTACCCAATCATTCAGTTGTGAAGGTCTATCCGGGTTACTACTGCAGTATCGATCTTGGCAGCAAGAACCTGGCTATTACCTCTTCGGATCCGAACGATAGAGCCGTGGTTGAAAGTACGATTATCTCAGGGTGGAAGATGGGACCCGCTGTGAGGATGAGCGCTGCGCAAGGTCCCGCTTCCGCGATCATTGGGTTCACAATTACCGCAGGGTGGGGTGTCCCAAGCGGTGGAGGTATTTGTGGTGGCACGAGCATCTCGAACGGGTCCACAGCTAGGATTATGTACAACATTTTCAAAGCCAACGGGGCAACATTCGGGGGGGCGGTTGCCTATTGCCATGGCCTGATTGAGGGAAATGAGTTTGGGACTCAGCAGTATGCTGAGGAGTACGTCAACGGTGCGATTCAACACGGCGGGGCCATTTACGGTTGCAGCAATATTGCAGGGCGCCAATTCAGCATCATCAGGAAGAATGTGTTCTTCAATAATTCGGCTGGTGGCGAGGGAGGGGCAATCGCTGCGTGTAATGGTACCATCGAACAGAATTTCATCGCATATAACGATGCAGTAAATGGCGGCGGCATTGCTTCCGCATACACAGTGGATGAGACTGGGGGCGGGGCCTCCGGTGCCATCATACGTTATAACATTTTTTACGCGAATCAGGCCTCCGGGTACGGTGGCGCAATGTTCCAATGTGACTACGGGTCAATCGAGAACAACACCATTTACGGAAACACTGCTCCAACCTCTGGTTGCGGCGGCATCTACGACTGTAATCCGAGACATCCTATTATCAATTGCATAGTGTGGGCCAACTCAAATGACGAAATCGTTCTGAGTGGTACGCCAGACTACTGCATGATTGACGTACCAACAAATCCCAATTGGGGTCAGAATTGTATCGGGGCCTGGCAAAATATCACGCCGGAATTCACATCGGTTTCGCCGCAAGCAGGTTGGGACGAGTTTCTACACATTAGTGACGATTCTCCCTGTAGGGACAGCGGCATCAAGCCGTATAACATCAGTTGGAAAGACTACATTCGAGACTTTGATGATGCTATTGGGCCGCATCTTGCCGAAGATCAAGCCCCTGACATTGGGGCGGATGAAGCGCCTACCGCAACACCTGGCACTTTTGGCAACCCCGAAGGCGCCATCTACTGGTGGGAGCGATTCTGAGTATGTTCGTCGGCGGTAGACCGATAAAGGCGACTTCCGTTAAGGAACCAAGTCACGGGGACTTTGGCTCCTTATTGCCAAGGCGAATCGGAATTAAGTGTAAGACTGGAAAACACGAGTTCTTAATACCGGAGACAAGATAATGAAGAAGCGATACTTTGTGATTTCGGTGTGTGCGCTGTTGGCAGCTGTCACGACGACCAGCGTTGTGTACG
The Candidatus Hydrogenedentota bacterium DNA segment above includes these coding regions:
- a CDS encoding S8 family serine peptidase, which translates into the protein MKINGSILLAFLAALSPVWGWGANAQTANAAASQDPPLSNSPSGTIAQPESTDYYCGYRKQIVGIELALDKIAVTFTDTATFEDAQGVLKKYEFLNVFDSAFFDEKTGFKGAKPIVAYLGKKHSVEYIRSLIRNLNDEPGVLSANPVHIHEGGREAALSDMFYVTVPLRVSDCDMRSLFCRERLEVLYGQEYSTIGERGYRVVVTKSSRELGAKDALEEANRFNDLPFVIQATPDFTPLFQVAATDPVDELFTTGPSGLNLQYGQWNMRLMSMPAAWNAVYGNPTAPALLSEFPRIVIASLDTGVALDFRNRQIDGHWTHLQQGSAWGGEVQYAPENAGPRIKDSIEGHSDFLVKSPVLGDPPLATNQWINQAELLNIRNGLGDDDDQNEYVDDVFGWDFVGNDPLSFTGGDHIPYPDYCGYFENPDGTPNQDRPYLFELGRGHGTLIGVAAARGNNTIISGQISEGIAGACWTAQVMPVRYRMGTFANDVQNMHMFDVYSSGRMEQAILYACRSGAHVVYVPICETYDLGVHEAVREGRARGVLIVAPAGNEGKSLDANPSYPAVLPEVIAAGMSSVALNESNSTERRAEFINDGEYSTVDGVQKVGDHLEGSNYGWSLDVLAPVKHEHPGSKDITEYVDVPNIAFFDDPDKHYRTTGGTSTAGPTVAGLAALVLTVDPSFSPAEVQAFLQWGAYDLVYTENFSEQGPHTGQWFSYSETAAPGRDYYTGWGRVDGFGAVSLAKKKRFRVRDSRGKSIMSWDEDGRFIIDGDIKESASSAELEPTDSKEFIVRRADGTVLARLDSYRGNAGSGYVWPRFYLKGTISIETSPQPSATNREFIIKKADGTVAAFIDPNGNMHLKGSTTSPNGIRDRVFAGAKPDREGVYTVNAPAGAEGIVNFPFNGGLGIRDAITAVPNHSVVKVYPGYYCSIDLGSKNLAITSSDPNDRAVVESTIISGWKMGPAVRMSAAQGPASAIIGFTITAGWGVPSGGGICGGTSISNGSTARIMYNIFKANGATFGGAVAYCHGLIEGNEFGTQQYAEEYVNGAIQHGGAIYGCSNIAGRQFSIIRKNVFFNNSAGGEGGAIAACNGTIEQNFIAYNDAVNGGGIASAYTVDETGGGASGAIIRYNIFYANQASGYGGAMFQCDYGSIENNTIYGNTAPTSGCGGIYDCNPRHPIINCIVWANSNDEIVLSGTPDYCMIDVPTNPNWGQNCIGAWQNITPEFTSVSPQAGWDEFLHISDDSPCRDSGIKPYNISWKDYIRDFDDAIGPHLAEDQAPDIGADEAPTATPGTFGNPEGAIYWWERF